In Brienomyrus brachyistius isolate T26 chromosome 25, BBRACH_0.4, whole genome shotgun sequence, a single window of DNA contains:
- the LOC125720289 gene encoding AT-rich interactive domain-containing protein 1A-like encodes MLLPAQANQVPPGFLPPPQQEQPGLPLDATVAQQPQQGFNQVVPQYYPSFPFPQRPGGQGFPYYFPYGYPQWNPSLVQQQPSQPNGRQNLEQTTPIPNLLQGNTNRNFGTGSEMSPSRRGDSVGTEVPNPSFVFEP; translated from the exons ATGCTGCTTCCTGCTCAGGCCAACCAAGTGCCCCCGggattcctgccccccccccaacaggagCAACCCGGCCTTCCACTCGATGCTACAGTCGCCCAGCAACCACAGCAGGGCTTTAACCAG GTGGTCCCCCAGTATTACCCTTCCTTTCCATTTCCTCAACGGCCTGGAGGACAG GGCTTCCCCTACTACTTTCCGTATGGATACCCACAGTGGAATCCTTCATTGGTCCAGCAACAACCATCCCAGCCCAACGGCAGGCAGAACCTGGAGCAGACAACTCCAATACCAAACCTCCTGCAG GGAAATACTAACAGAAATTTTGGAACGGGGTCAGAAATGAGTCCTAGCAGACGTGGAGATTCTGTAGGCACAGAG GTCCCAAACCCCTCCTTTGTGTTTGAACCATAG
- the LOC125720275 gene encoding uncharacterized protein LOC125720275 — MICGWFFIWPTLVLLTQAEADETSSAEAAVGNAGAANGIVIPGGLNPGAGNGMLLNGQAQLGQAQLGQAQLGQAQLGQLIPIGQPVFIPQSGLPIGQAGMPLVPGMGLQQALAFPMAQPQLPVPQMQPANGVPPLFAVVPQGGLQVPVLNPGQVIQILPLGAGNTIMQPMSGAQGAGNAARMVKRSAPADSVPTPSPVEPETFPVTHARPSLAEVLKLLTVSPERKPSVPEIDEIPEERNILPWQERPRVEESSGSGDYLDNEVLTNI; from the exons ATGATCTGTGGCTGGTTCTTCATCTGGCCGACGTTGGTGCTTCTG ACCCAGGCTGAAGCTGATGAAACGTCGAGTGCTGAG GCGGCTGTTGGGAATGCAGGAGCAGCGAATGGCATTGTCATTCCCGGTGGGCTTAATCCTGGTGCTGGGAACGGAATGCTTTTAAACGGACAGGCGCAGCTCGGACAGGCGCAGCTCGGACAGGCGCAGCTTGGACAGGCCCAGCTCGGACAG CTGATCCCCATTGGCCAGCCCGTGTTTATCCCACAGTCGGGCCTTCCCATTGGTCAGGCTGGCATGCCCTTGGTGCCTGGCATGGGGCTGCAGCAGGCCCTGGCGTTCCCCATGGCTCAGCCACAGCTGCCTGTCCCTCAAATGCAGCCAGCCAATGGG GTGCCCCCCCTGTTCGCTGTTGTCCCCCagggagggttgcaggttcccGTGCTGAATCCTGGGCAGGTGATACAG ATTCTCCCACTGGGGGCCGGAAACACCATCATGCAGCCAATGAGTGGGGCCCAAGGAGCAGGAAATGCAGCTCGTATGGTCaag CGCTCAGCGCCCGCAGATTCGGTTCCGACACCCAGCCCTGTGGAACCAGAG ACTTTCCCAGTTACTCATGCAAGGCCGTCCCTGGCTGAGGTCTTGAAG CTTCTGACGGTGTCACCTGAAAGAAAGCCAAGTGTTCCAGAAATAGACGAGATCCCAGAGGAGCGAAAC ATTCTTCCCTGGCAAGAGAGACCAAGAGTGGAGGAATCTTCAGGGTCTGGAGATTATTTGGATAATGAAGTTCTCACCAATATCTGA
- the LOC125720276 gene encoding LOW QUALITY PROTEIN: SPARC-like (The sequence of the model RefSeq protein was modified relative to this genomic sequence to represent the inferred CDS: inserted 2 bases in 1 codon) has protein sequence MKESLPTFIAFEASSQEKEREDVSYGAPEVVNRDDGAYLTGGQREDRTKPVLPSKVVLFRLLGEKEREGPLGRNLLTGPLSLACRGSVVKLCADPAKTNGRRPIPAELQDCGKTCQLDGGGHPRCVCQDPLTCTQSMSEFAHVCGADNKTXNNTCQLFATKCNLEGTKRGRGLHLDYAGPCKQLQHKLWSPLRMRDWLKKILLQLYERDTHTPGLLSAKQQLRLHAPQGYSQIRFLCHSELAQLRVPLVPMEHCASRFFRECDRDKDGLVSFKEWGRCLGIRDGCGVESRPPDPKVAVI, from the exons ATGAAGGAATCCCTGCCCACATTTATTGCCTTCGAGGCCAGCAGCCAGGAAAAGGAGAGAGAAGATGTTAGTTATGGTGCTCCAGAGGTTGTTAACAGAGACGATGGCGCGTACCTCACTGGGGGTCAGAGAGAGGACAGAACCAAACCAGTCCTGCCTAGCAAGGTGGTGCTTTTCCGTCTACTGGGGGAGAAGGAGAGGGAGGGGCCTCTGGGAAG GAATCTGCTGACCGGGCCTCTTTCCCTGGCCTGCCGGGGGAGTGTCGTCAAGCTCTGCGCCGACCCTGCCAAAACAAATGGCCGCAGGCCGATTCCCGCGG AATTGCAAGACTGTGGGAAGACGTGCCAGCTCGATGGTGGGGGTCACCCTAGGTGTGTCTGTCAAGACCCCCTGACATGTACCCAGAGCATGAGCGAGTTTGCGCAT GTCTGTGGTGCAGATAACAAGAC CAACAACACCTGCCAGCTCTTTGCGACCAAATGCAACCTCGAGGGCACCAAGCGGGGTCGAGG GCTCCACCTTGACTATGCTGGACCCTGCAAAC AACTTCAGCACAAACTGTGG TCCCCCCTACGCATGCGTGACTGGCTGAAGAAGATCCTGCTGCAGCTATACGAGCGTGACACGCATACCCCTGGCCTCCTGAGCGCCAAGCAGCAGCTGCGA CTTCACGCCCCACAGGGATACAGCCAGATAAG GTTCCTCTGCCACTCAGAGCTGGCCCAGCTGAGGGTGCCATTGGTCCCCATGGAGCACTGCGCCTCCCGCTTCTTCCGGGAATGTGACAGGGACAAGGACGGCCTGGTGTCCTTCAAGGAGTGGGGCCGCTGCTTGGGGATCAGGGATGGTTGTGGAGTTGAGTCCCGCCCTCCTGACCCAAAAGTGGCCGTCATCTAA
- the LOC125720719 gene encoding dentin sialophosphoprotein-like: MKIAVIIVCLLQGTVLSNPVSRRNVPDEAGERMVADPSRQSLHETHSQSSSKQQSNEQSKASESTSSQENTSEKTASDSVQSTSEDKTSEELNGYLRDKSHSNEDGDTRDDSRGSREASRNRFYRIFRVNAVGAEDGTNPTDTQNQSPSSEGTDEDLDSIVKPTEADSVESAEGSDSKAEGSDSKAEGDASYAQPCQQFGGENDDDSKSCESDSSEDIGDDEQRRAYDLLTYEHYYKR, from the exons ATGAAGATCGCTGTGATCATTGTGTGTTTGCTGCAGGGCACAGTCCTCTCTAACCCG GTTTCCCGGAGAAACGTCCCGGACGAGGCTGGAGAGAGGATGGTGGCAGATCCTTCGCGTCAGAGTCTACATGAG ACACACTCGCAGAGTTCGTCCAAGCAGCAGTCGAATGAGCAAAGCAAAGCTTCTGAATCTACG AGCTCCCAAGAGAACACTTCAGAGAAAACG gCCTCAGATTCAGTCCAAAGCACCTCCGAGGACAAG ACATCAGAAGAGTTGAACGGTTACCTTCGAGATAAG AGCCATTCCAACGAGGACGGGGACACCCGCGACGACAGCCGCGGAAGTCGAGAAGCGTCTCGAAAC CGATTCTACCGGATCTTCAGAGTCAATGCTGTAGGCGCAGAGGATGGCACCAATCCCACGGACACCCAGAATCAGTCTCCCAGCTCGGAGGGCACCGACGAGGACCTAGACTCCATCGTCAAGCCCACGGAGGCTGACAGCGTGGAGAGCGCAGAGGGCAGCGACAGTAAAGCCGAGGGCAGCGACAGCAAAGCCGAGGGCGACGCCAGCTACGCGCAGCCCTGTCAGCAGTTCGGCGGCGAAAATGACGACGACAGCAAAAGCTGCGAAAGCGATTCCTCCGAGGACATAGGCGACGACGAGCAGAGACGCGCCTACGATTTGCTGACTTACGAACACTACTACAAGAGATAG